In Arthrobacter sp. MN05-02, one genomic interval encodes:
- a CDS encoding UDP-glucose 6-dehydrogenase, with amino-acid sequence MNSSHEIDQPAPRVTVIGTGYLGATHAVCMAIMGFDVLGVDVDQRKIDMLSAGRVPFFEPGLPEKLQEALASGRLRFSTDFDEAASFGDVHFVCVGTPQAPDSSAADLRYVDAAFTALATRIDRKALLVGKSTVPIGTAARITTMVQSLSPLGAELELAWNPEFLREGFAVQDTLFPDRLVFGVSSDWAEQQLRRVFKPILDLDTPLIVADLATSELVKVAANSFLATKISFINAMAEICEATGADVNHLAKALSLDDRIGGRFLKPGLGFGGGCLPKDIRAFKHRAEELGVGQAVSFLGEVDSINNRRRVRTVDLIRELAGGSLAGVRVAALGAAFKPNSDDVRDAPALDVARLLYLEGAIVTVYDPEANTNAHRAYPDLNYVGSMAEAVDKADVVALLTEWSEFRNADPDAIGALVRHRRILDGRHALNANDYTSKGWQYRALGRPAQAATVELASDVRDETPTLAN; translated from the coding sequence ATGAACAGTTCCCACGAGATCGACCAGCCCGCACCCCGCGTGACCGTGATCGGCACCGGCTACCTCGGGGCGACCCACGCCGTCTGCATGGCCATCATGGGCTTCGACGTCCTCGGCGTCGACGTGGACCAGCGCAAGATCGACATGCTGTCCGCCGGCAGGGTGCCGTTCTTCGAGCCGGGGTTGCCCGAGAAGCTCCAGGAGGCACTCGCGTCCGGCCGCCTGCGCTTCAGCACCGATTTCGACGAGGCGGCGTCCTTCGGCGACGTGCACTTCGTCTGCGTCGGCACCCCGCAGGCGCCCGACTCCTCCGCAGCGGACCTCCGCTACGTCGACGCCGCGTTCACGGCGCTGGCCACGCGCATCGACCGGAAGGCCCTGCTCGTGGGCAAGTCGACGGTGCCGATCGGTACGGCCGCGCGCATCACGACGATGGTGCAGTCCCTCTCACCGCTCGGCGCCGAGCTCGAACTCGCCTGGAACCCCGAGTTCCTGCGCGAGGGCTTCGCCGTGCAGGACACGCTCTTCCCCGACCGCCTCGTCTTCGGCGTCAGCTCCGACTGGGCCGAGCAGCAGCTCCGCCGGGTCTTCAAGCCGATCCTCGACCTGGACACACCGCTGATCGTCGCGGACCTGGCGACCTCCGAGCTGGTCAAGGTCGCGGCGAACTCCTTCCTCGCCACGAAGATCTCCTTCATCAACGCGATGGCGGAGATCTGCGAGGCCACCGGCGCCGACGTCAACCATCTCGCCAAGGCCCTCAGCCTGGACGACCGCATCGGCGGCCGCTTCCTCAAGCCGGGCCTCGGGTTCGGCGGAGGCTGCCTGCCCAAGGACATCCGGGCCTTCAAGCACCGCGCCGAAGAGCTGGGTGTCGGACAGGCCGTCAGCTTCCTGGGCGAGGTGGATTCGATCAACAACCGTCGCCGGGTGCGCACCGTGGACCTGATCCGCGAACTGGCCGGCGGATCCCTGGCCGGCGTCCGCGTCGCGGCCCTCGGTGCGGCGTTCAAGCCCAACTCCGACGACGTCCGTGACGCTCCCGCACTGGACGTCGCCCGCCTGCTGTACCTCGAGGGCGCGATCGTCACCGTCTACGACCCCGAGGCGAACACGAACGCCCACCGTGCCTACCCCGACCTCAACTACGTCGGCTCCATGGCCGAGGCGGTGGACAAGGCGGACGTCGTCGCCCTGCTCACCGAGTGGTCGGAATTCCGCAACGCGGATCCCGACGCGATCGGCGCCCTCGTCAGGCACCGCCGGATCCTCGACGGGCGGCATGCGCTGAACGCCAACGACTACACGTCGAAGGGCTGGCAGTACCGGGCGCTCGGACGCCCGGCGCAGGCCGCGACGGTGGAACTCGCCAGCGACGTGCGCGACGAGACGCCGACGCTGGCGAACTAG
- a CDS encoding hypothetical protein (possible pseudo due to frameshift), with amino-acid sequence MGVNGSGKTTLLRLLNGELQPSAGKVKKGRTVQTAVLSQEVRELDEVNDSRVIEVIQSEKRVFAVGGKEVSASQLVEQLGFTNEKQWTRVGELSGGERRRLQLLRLLVGEPNVLMLDEPTNDLDTDTLSAIEDVLDGWPGTLVVVSHDRYLLERVTDSQMALLGDGRLRDLPGGVDQYLDLRNAAGPMTARGSAASPAVSGGSSSGSSEAELRQARKDLARIERQITKVDAQKGKLQEQMNDAGAKPDADFEHIAGLNARLQELQAEIEDLEGQWMEAAEVLGE; translated from the coding sequence GTGGGTGTCAACGGATCGGGCAAGACCACGCTGCTGCGGCTGCTCAACGGCGAGCTGCAGCCGAGCGCCGGCAAGGTCAAGAAGGGAAGGACAGTGCAGACGGCGGTGCTGTCGCAGGAGGTCCGCGAGCTCGACGAGGTCAACGACAGCCGGGTCATCGAGGTGATCCAGTCCGAGAAGCGCGTCTTCGCCGTGGGCGGCAAGGAGGTCTCGGCGAGCCAGCTCGTGGAACAGCTCGGGTTCACCAACGAGAAGCAGTGGACACGCGTCGGCGAACTCTCCGGGGGCGAGCGCCGACGCCTGCAGCTGCTCCGGCTGCTCGTGGGGGAACCCAATGTCCTGATGCTCGACGAGCCGACCAACGACCTCGACACCGACACGCTGTCGGCGATCGAGGACGTGCTGGACGGCTGGCCCGGGACGCTCGTGGTGGTGTCGCACGACCGCTACCTGCTCGAACGCGTGACCGACAGCCAGATGGCACTGCTCGGCGACGGCAGGCTGCGCGACCTGCCCGGCGGCGTGGACCAGTACCTCGACCTGCGCAACGCCGCCGGTCCGATGACCGCGAGGGGAAGCGCGGCGTCCCCCGCCGTCAGCGGTGGTTCCTCCTCGGGATCCTCCGAGGCGGAGTTGCGGCAGGCCCGCAAGGACCTCGCCCGCATCGAACGGCAGATCACGAAGGTGGATGCACAGAAGGGCAAGCTGCAGGAGCAGATGAACGACGCCGGGGCGAAGCCCGACGCCGATTTCGAGCACATCGCGGGACTCAACGCGCGCCTGCAGGAGCTGCAGGCGGAGATCGAGGACCTCGAGGGCCAGTGGATGGAAGCCGCCGAGGTCCTGGGGGAGTAG